One genomic region from Petrotoga sp. 9PWA.NaAc.5.4 encodes:
- a CDS encoding ABC transporter ATP-binding protein, translated as MSEKEAVILKVENLSIHYGAIHALKGISFEIKSGEIVTLIGANGAGKTTSLNGIMNVIKKSGGKVFFNNIDITNIETHEIVKLGVALVPEGRHVFPNLTVLENLKLGSYSRKDKEKIKEDLDWVLKLFPRLGERLKQLGGTLSGGEQQMLAVARGLMCRPKLLMLDEPSLGLAPLLVKEVLETIMKIRQEGVTILLIEQNAFGALKIADYGYVLETGKIVLKGYANELLVNDDVRKTYLGVTT; from the coding sequence ATGAGTGAAAAAGAAGCAGTTATTCTTAAAGTAGAAAATTTGAGCATTCATTATGGAGCTATTCATGCTTTAAAAGGAATTAGTTTCGAAATAAAGAGTGGGGAAATAGTTACATTAATAGGAGCTAATGGTGCAGGTAAAACTACTTCTTTGAATGGAATTATGAATGTTATTAAAAAAAGTGGTGGCAAAGTTTTTTTCAATAATATTGATATTACAAATATAGAAACGCATGAAATTGTAAAACTTGGTGTAGCACTTGTACCTGAAGGAAGACACGTATTTCCAAACTTAACCGTTTTAGAAAATTTAAAGTTAGGCTCATATTCGAGAAAAGATAAAGAAAAGATAAAAGAAGATTTGGATTGGGTGCTCAAGTTATTTCCGAGATTAGGAGAAAGGTTAAAACAATTGGGAGGCACTCTTTCAGGTGGAGAACAACAAATGTTAGCTGTCGCAAGAGGTCTCATGTGCAGGCCGAAGCTATTGATGCTTGATGAGCCATCTTTAGGACTTGCTCCACTTCTTGTGAAAGAAGTACTGGAGACAATAATGAAAATACGTCAAGAAGGGGTAACCATACTTCTCATTGAACAAAACGCTTTTGGAGCATTGAAAATTGCTGATTATGGGTATGTTTTGGAAACAGGAAAAATTGTTTTGAAAGGATATGCGAATGAATTATTAGTAAATGATGATGTAAGAAAAACATATTTAGGTGTTACTACTTGA
- a CDS encoding ABC transporter ATP-binding protein, with translation MNESYNNEKILEFIDITKKFGGLVAIDNFNGFLRKSELLGLIGPNGAGKTTLFNLITAIYKPDIGKILFENQDISSKKPHQITQLGIARTFQNIRLFQDMSVLENVLVSQHLKLKSWLWLFKSILKTRSYLRMERNMQEKAWELLEETGLSLYANDKASSLPYGLQRKLEIARALATDAKILLLDEPAAGMNPHETNELMEFIKHIKDKFNLSIIIIEHDMKVIMGICERIYVIDYGKKIAEGTPEEIQNNPLVIKAYLGEEVAI, from the coding sequence ATGAACGAGTCTTATAATAACGAAAAGATTTTAGAATTTATAGATATTACTAAAAAGTTTGGTGGTTTGGTAGCTATAGATAATTTTAATGGTTTTCTTAGAAAAAGTGAACTTTTGGGTCTAATTGGTCCTAACGGCGCTGGAAAAACTACTCTTTTTAATTTAATAACAGCGATATATAAACCTGATATTGGGAAAATTTTATTTGAAAATCAAGATATATCTTCCAAAAAGCCTCACCAAATAACACAACTTGGAATAGCAAGGACTTTCCAAAATATAAGACTGTTTCAAGATATGAGCGTTTTAGAAAATGTACTTGTATCTCAGCATTTAAAATTAAAAAGTTGGTTGTGGCTTTTCAAAAGCATCTTAAAAACTCGCAGTTATTTAAGGATGGAAAGAAATATGCAAGAAAAAGCATGGGAACTTTTAGAAGAAACTGGGCTATCACTATACGCAAACGATAAGGCAAGTTCGCTACCTTATGGTCTTCAAAGGAAATTAGAAATAGCTCGTGCGCTTGCAACAGATGCTAAAATATTGTTGCTGGATGAGCCTGCGGCAGGAATGAATCCCCATGAAACAAATGAGCTTATGGAATTTATAAAACATATAAAAGATAAATTTAATCTATCTATAATAATTATCGAACATGACATGAAAGTAATTATGGGAATTTGTGAAAGAATTTATGTTATTGATTATGGTAAAAAAATTGCGGAAGGAACACCTGAAGAAATACAAAATAACCCGTTGGTAATTAAAGCATACCTCGGCGAGGAGGTAGCTATATAA
- a CDS encoding ABC transporter permease, with the protein MVKNKRMYSLFTIFYKETFRNWMELFFTLLLPILLLLLFGTIFGTESSQNYKYTVGISGNIDNRLIELIPYNVHIFEEKLLVSKALEEGKIDIGLFLAENNEITFIQKESEITNQSLIFLKLELQNIIKKYLSGVNEDYIKIDFIRTSTGQYEENPLDYILTGVIALSLLSGGMFSMIIVFGRYKKLGLIKKLKTSPMKPLEFTLSASSTKLILNFISLIIIIILARFAFNLRFDFNWVYLILVFVSSSIGMMGFGVLLLLLFKEPSVTSEVASLLYVAMTFFAGVYFPIEFLPISVRWISNFLPVKYVVDSVRFSAGIEQITFNNFLTINIILFTSGILLLFFSSKFFLQGER; encoded by the coding sequence ATGGTGAAAAATAAAAGAATGTATTCTTTATTTACTATATTTTATAAAGAAACTTTTAGAAATTGGATGGAGTTGTTTTTTACCCTTCTTTTACCAATTCTTTTATTGTTGTTATTTGGAACGATTTTTGGCACTGAATCTTCTCAAAATTATAAGTATACTGTTGGAATATCTGGAAATATAGATAATAGGCTTATAGAATTAATTCCCTATAATGTGCACATCTTTGAAGAAAAATTACTCGTTTCAAAAGCTTTAGAAGAAGGAAAAATCGATATAGGGCTGTTTTTAGCAGAAAATAATGAAATAACCTTTATCCAAAAAGAATCTGAAATAACTAATCAATCTCTTATATTTTTGAAATTAGAATTGCAAAATATTATAAAGAAATATCTTTCAGGTGTGAATGAAGATTATATAAAAATAGATTTCATAAGAACCTCGACTGGGCAGTACGAAGAAAATCCTTTAGATTATATTTTAACTGGTGTAATAGCCTTATCTCTATTATCCGGTGGCATGTTTTCTATGATAATAGTCTTCGGAAGATACAAAAAACTAGGATTGATAAAAAAATTAAAAACTTCTCCCATGAAACCTTTAGAATTTACTTTGTCAGCATCATCTACAAAATTGATTTTGAATTTTATTTCTTTAATTATTATAATTATCTTAGCTAGGTTTGCGTTTAATTTACGCTTCGATTTTAATTGGGTTTATCTTATATTAGTTTTTGTAAGTTCTTCTATAGGCATGATGGGTTTTGGTGTATTACTCTTACTTTTATTTAAAGAACCATCAGTAACAAGTGAAGTGGCATCATTGCTTTATGTTGCTATGACTTTCTTCGCTGGAGTTTATTTCCCAATAGAATTTTTACCTATTTCAGTCAGGTGGATAAGTAATTTTTTGCCAGTTAAATATGTCGTTGATTCTGTTAGATTTTCTGCAGGAATTGAACAAATAACTTTTAATAATTTTCTAACAATAAATATTATTTTATTTACAAGTGGAATTTTACTTTTGTTTTTTTCTTCTAAATTCTTTTTACAAGGAGAAAGATAA
- a CDS encoding (2Fe-2S)-binding protein — protein MRIEQHPILEFKRGKVVTFFYNGKEITAYEGETIAAALYASGIYTFSYSKKLNRPRGIFCAIGHCSSCLMEVDGVANVRTCVTLVKEGMKVKSQNMDVTKHGQY, from the coding sequence ATGAGGATAGAGCAACATCCAATCCTTGAATTTAAAAGAGGAAAGGTAGTAACTTTTTTTTACAATGGGAAAGAAATAACTGCTTACGAAGGAGAAACTATTGCTGCTGCTTTATACGCTTCAGGGATTTATACATTTAGTTACAGTAAAAAATTAAACAGACCACGAGGTATCTTTTGTGCGATAGGGCATTGTTCTTCTTGCTTAATGGAAGTAGATGGTGTAGCAAATGTAAGAACGTGTGTTACACTTGTAAAAGAAGGGATGAAGGTAAAATCGCAAAATATGGATGTGACTAAACATGGACAATATTGA
- a CDS encoding FAD-binding oxidoreductase, producing the protein MKNKASVVVIGGGVVGCSIAYNLAKKGITDVVLIEKSFLSSGATGRCGAGVRQQWGTKQNCLLARESIRIFENFKDILEINRDIELKQKGYLLLAYSENELKQFKKNIEIQHSLSIPSRLVTPQEAKEIVPGLNIDKLVGGAFCSTDGHANPFQVNIGYAEAAERLGVEINKFTEVKGIRVKNNSIIGVETNKGFIETSKVVDAAGGWSQQIAKWVGVELPIYSERHEILVTEPVKPMLDPMLMSFSFNIYCQQTPEGSFIMGYGPENEPPSYNMNSSWRFLETMAQKATFLLPSLKDIRIIRQWAGLYNMSPDKQPIVSKLNEVEGFYVACGFSGHGFMLAPAIGILMADIITESQLTYDVVLDIERFKRGEVIAEPSVV; encoded by the coding sequence TTGAAAAATAAGGCCAGTGTAGTTGTAATTGGAGGAGGGGTAGTAGGTTGTTCAATAGCTTATAATCTTGCTAAAAAGGGAATAACTGATGTGGTATTAATTGAAAAATCTTTTCTTTCAAGCGGAGCCACTGGAAGATGTGGAGCGGGTGTTAGACAGCAGTGGGGCACAAAACAAAATTGTCTTTTGGCAAGAGAAAGCATCAGAATTTTTGAAAATTTTAAAGATATTCTCGAAATAAATAGAGACATAGAATTAAAACAAAAAGGATACTTATTACTCGCATATTCAGAAAATGAGCTGAAACAATTTAAAAAAAATATAGAAATTCAGCACAGTCTTAGTATACCTTCAAGGTTAGTCACTCCTCAAGAAGCAAAAGAAATTGTTCCTGGATTAAATATAGATAAGTTAGTAGGAGGGGCTTTTTGCTCTACCGATGGGCATGCAAATCCCTTTCAAGTGAATATAGGTTATGCCGAAGCTGCTGAAAGATTAGGAGTTGAAATAAATAAATTCACTGAAGTTAAAGGTATAAGGGTTAAAAACAATTCAATAATAGGAGTTGAAACTAACAAGGGATTTATAGAAACTTCAAAAGTAGTTGATGCAGCAGGGGGTTGGTCTCAACAAATAGCAAAATGGGTTGGGGTTGAGTTACCTATTTACTCGGAAAGACACGAAATTTTAGTTACCGAACCTGTAAAACCTATGCTTGATCCAATGCTTATGTCTTTTTCTTTCAATATTTATTGCCAACAGACTCCAGAAGGAAGTTTTATTATGGGTTATGGTCCAGAAAATGAACCTCCAAGTTATAACATGAATAGTTCTTGGAGATTTTTAGAAACAATGGCCCAAAAAGCAACGTTTCTATTGCCTTCGCTTAAAGATATACGAATAATAAGGCAGTGGGCAGGTTTATACAATATGTCTCCAGACAAACAACCTATAGTCTCTAAGTTAAATGAAGTTGAAGGTTTTTACGTTGCATGTGGTTTTAGTGGCCATGGTTTTATGCTTGCACCAGCGATAGGAATATTAATGGCGGATATAATAACTGAAAGTCAATTAACTTATGATGTTGTGTTGGATATTGAAAGGTTTAAAAGAGGGGAAGTAATTGCAGAACCTTCAGTAGTCTAA
- a CDS encoding branched-chain amino acid ABC transporter permease, translating to MKKNLSFRIKFILTVSFIFIIYFLLLIANNFASDYVILILNLMAINIIFAVSLTFINGITGIFSLGHVGFIAIGAYVSSLLTLSPAQKEMSFLIKPLIYPLNSIQMPFLPAIIIAGVIAAAFGYLVSAPSLRLIGDYLAIATLGLGEVVRIIANNTWSITNGALGLKDIPQYTNLWWTWGVALITIVFIASLINSSYGRALKAVREDPIAAKVMGINVFSHQVVTFVIGSFFAGVGGALWAHLITTIDPKSFMFSRTFEILIMVVIGGLGSISGAVIGASLYTVALEFLRILEEPISIGPIYIPGIPGMRMVVLSLALIIIMLFWRRGIMGRNEITWDNIYKIFLKIRKKEDSIT from the coding sequence GTGAAAAAAAATTTGAGTTTTAGAATAAAATTTATTCTAACTGTAAGTTTTATTTTTATAATATATTTTTTACTTTTAATTGCAAATAATTTTGCCAGTGATTATGTAATTTTAATATTAAATCTTATGGCTATTAATATTATATTCGCTGTAAGTTTAACGTTTATAAACGGAATAACAGGAATTTTCTCGCTTGGACATGTTGGGTTTATTGCAATAGGTGCTTATGTTTCTTCCCTTCTTACCCTTTCGCCCGCCCAAAAAGAAATGAGTTTTTTAATAAAACCTTTAATTTATCCTTTAAATTCGATTCAAATGCCGTTTCTTCCTGCAATCATTATTGCAGGGGTTATAGCAGCTGCGTTCGGATATTTAGTATCTGCTCCTTCTCTTAGGTTAATAGGAGATTATTTAGCTATAGCAACATTAGGACTTGGCGAAGTCGTTAGAATAATAGCAAACAATACATGGTCTATAACTAATGGAGCCCTTGGTTTGAAAGATATTCCTCAATACACAAATTTGTGGTGGACGTGGGGGGTTGCATTGATAACAATCGTTTTTATAGCGAGTTTAATAAATAGTAGTTATGGAAGAGCTTTAAAAGCGGTAAGAGAGGATCCTATAGCGGCTAAAGTCATGGGAATAAACGTATTCTCCCATCAAGTAGTAACTTTTGTAATAGGTTCATTTTTTGCTGGTGTAGGAGGAGCTCTATGGGCACATTTAATTACTACGATAGATCCTAAATCATTCATGTTTTCTAGAACTTTTGAGATACTCATTATGGTTGTCATAGGAGGTTTAGGAAGTATAAGTGGTGCTGTTATAGGAGCTTCCTTGTACACAGTGGCATTAGAATTTTTGCGTATATTAGAAGAACCGATTTCCATAGGTCCAATATATATACCAGGTATTCCTGGAATGAGGATGGTTGTTCTTTCGCTTGCTCTCATAATAATCATGTTGTTTTGGAGAAGAGGAATTATGGGAAGAAACGAAATAACTTGGGATAATATATATAAAATTTTTTTGAAAATAAGGAAAAAAGAAGATTCGATTACTTAG
- the pruA gene encoding L-glutamate gamma-semialdehyde dehydrogenase — MPENEPVLNYEPGSKEKEELKRKINEFKNQKIEIPLIIAGKEIKTGNLGKCVMPHDYKHVLAEYHKAGEKEVKMAIDAALEAKKIWDEFSWVDRISIFKKAGDLLSTTWRSTLNAATMLGQSKNAYQAEIDSACELSDFFRFNAYYAMKIYLDQPQSSKGTWNRSEYRPLEGFVFAVTPFNFSSIAGNLPTAPAIMGNTVLWKPASSAVYSAYFIMKLLKEAGLPDGVINFIPGPGSEIGNLVLKDPNLAGIHFTGSTSTFQNMWETVGQNIRNYKTYPRIVGETGGKDFIVAHESANVEALVTALIRGAFEYQGQKCSAVSRAYIPNNIWKDVKEKMMQDLKDIKIGSPEDFTNFMNAVIDKSSFDKIKAYIEFAKNSEEAEIIYGGNCDDSVGYFIEPTVILTKNPKFKTMKEEIFGPILTVYIYDPQNFVETLKLCDETSPYGLTGAIFAQDRKAIIQAEKILVNAAGNFYINDKPTGAVVGQQPFGGARASGTNDKAGTIINLLRWTSVRTIKENFVPAENFKYPFMEEK, encoded by the coding sequence ATGCCAGAAAATGAACCTGTTTTAAACTATGAACCTGGAAGTAAAGAAAAGGAAGAACTAAAAAGGAAGATTAACGAATTTAAAAATCAAAAAATCGAAATACCGCTAATAATAGCTGGAAAAGAAATAAAAACAGGTAATCTTGGAAAATGTGTAATGCCTCACGATTATAAACATGTACTTGCAGAATACCATAAAGCAGGAGAAAAAGAAGTAAAAATGGCTATAGACGCAGCTCTGGAGGCAAAAAAAATTTGGGATGAATTCTCATGGGTCGATAGAATATCAATATTTAAAAAAGCAGGCGATCTCTTATCAACGACATGGAGGAGTACTTTAAATGCTGCAACGATGTTAGGGCAGAGCAAAAATGCATATCAAGCTGAAATAGATTCAGCTTGCGAGTTATCGGATTTTTTTAGATTTAATGCTTACTATGCGATGAAAATTTATTTAGATCAACCTCAATCATCTAAAGGAACGTGGAATAGATCAGAATACAGGCCGTTAGAAGGATTCGTTTTTGCTGTAACCCCTTTTAATTTTTCTTCTATTGCAGGAAACTTACCTACAGCCCCTGCAATAATGGGAAATACAGTTTTATGGAAGCCTGCGTCTTCTGCTGTTTATTCAGCGTATTTCATAATGAAATTGTTAAAAGAAGCTGGATTACCTGATGGTGTAATTAATTTTATTCCAGGACCAGGTTCAGAAATAGGCAATTTGGTTTTAAAAGATCCAAATCTTGCGGGTATACATTTCACAGGGTCCACTTCAACTTTTCAAAACATGTGGGAAACGGTAGGGCAAAACATTAGAAACTATAAAACTTATCCACGAATTGTCGGGGAAACTGGCGGAAAAGATTTTATAGTAGCTCATGAATCAGCGAATGTAGAAGCTCTTGTAACAGCTTTAATAAGAGGTGCCTTTGAATATCAAGGGCAAAAATGCTCGGCAGTCTCAAGAGCTTATATACCAAATAACATCTGGAAAGACGTAAAAGAAAAGATGATGCAAGATTTGAAAGATATAAAGATAGGCTCACCTGAAGATTTTACAAATTTTATGAATGCAGTTATAGACAAAAGTTCTTTTGATAAAATTAAAGCTTATATTGAATTTGCCAAAAATAGTGAAGAAGCAGAGATTATTTATGGAGGAAATTGTGATGATTCGGTTGGTTATTTTATAGAACCTACAGTGATTTTAACGAAAAATCCAAAATTTAAAACTATGAAAGAAGAAATTTTTGGGCCTATCTTAACAGTATATATATATGATCCCCAAAATTTTGTGGAAACTCTTAAATTATGCGATGAAACTTCTCCTTATGGATTAACTGGAGCTATATTTGCACAGGATAGAAAAGCTATCATTCAAGCAGAAAAAATTTTAGTGAATGCAGCGGGAAACTTTTATATTAACGATAAACCAACGGGTGCGGTTGTAGGGCAACAACCTTTTGGTGGAGCAAGAGCATCAGGAACAAACGATAAAGCAGGTACAATCATAAACTTATTAAGATGGACTTCTGTTAGAACTATAAAAGAAAACTTTGTTCCTGCGGAAAATTTTAAATATCCTTTTATGGAAGAAAAATAA
- a CDS encoding (2Fe-2S)-binding protein → MSEEKIIICRCEDITLEEVREAIKNGFTTIEEIKRILRTGMGPCQGKSCGLLIAREISQITGTPIEEIELQNIRPPYGGILFKEILNNVGDKIEK, encoded by the coding sequence ATGAGTGAAGAAAAAATAATAATTTGCAGATGTGAAGATATAACTTTAGAAGAAGTTAGAGAAGCAATAAAGAACGGCTTTACTACCATTGAGGAAATAAAAAGAATATTAAGAACGGGAATGGGTCCTTGTCAAGGGAAAAGTTGTGGTTTATTGATTGCACGTGAAATTTCGCAAATTACAGGTACCCCTATCGAAGAAATAGAGTTACAAAATATTAGGCCACCATACGGAGGGATTTTATTTAAAGAAATCTTAAATAACGTAGGTGATAAAATTGAAAAATAA
- a CDS encoding FAD-dependent oxidoreductase, producing the protein MDNIENVELIVVGGGPAGLSAALAASDYGIKVVLAEEREFLGGQLIKQTHRFFGSEKEYAGTRGIDILKRLIEDVKNREDIKILASSRVLGIYEDNVVTILNNNKMKKYIPQAIILATGASEKFLAFENNDLPGVFGAGAVQTLMNVYGVLPAKKILMVGSGNIGLIVSYQLLQAGVSVAAVIEAAPKIGGYSVHASKLKRLGIPILTSHTIKKAVGNKKVEGAIICELDNNWQEIKDTEEFIECDAICLSVGLTPLIDLLKQRKVKTVYVSELGGYIPLRDENMETSIMNLFVAGDVSGIEEATAAMIEGQISGLTVAKRINKNQKEEIQRKIEEAKKELVLLRSGPVGEKIRKGLSKIGLNHGENYDESILKEEFDISYLMKTGVPSKENLESKFPKDKKIFDKGPIAISECFQKFPCDPCVKSCPFNAISENGNINNIPYVDFEKCTGCRICVSKCPGLAMFVVHKNYTETSSLITMPYEFLPRPKKGELVNVYDRDGKIICEGKVIKILDSSFQDKTAAVSVEVPKEHFLEARNFKVRYLKHE; encoded by the coding sequence ATGGACAATATTGAAAATGTAGAATTGATAGTTGTAGGAGGAGGTCCAGCCGGTCTTTCCGCTGCCTTAGCGGCTTCTGATTATGGGATTAAAGTTGTTTTAGCTGAAGAAAGAGAATTTTTAGGCGGACAATTGATTAAACAAACACACAGATTTTTTGGTTCAGAAAAAGAGTATGCTGGCACAAGAGGCATAGATATTTTGAAGAGATTAATAGAAGATGTGAAAAATAGAGAAGATATAAAAATATTAGCATCATCCAGAGTATTGGGCATTTATGAAGATAATGTTGTAACTATTTTAAATAATAACAAAATGAAAAAGTATATTCCGCAAGCCATTATCTTAGCAACAGGTGCTTCTGAAAAGTTTTTAGCTTTTGAAAATAATGATCTTCCTGGCGTTTTTGGAGCTGGCGCAGTACAAACGCTTATGAATGTATATGGGGTATTACCTGCAAAGAAAATATTAATGGTTGGTTCAGGCAATATAGGTCTTATAGTTTCTTATCAATTGTTGCAGGCAGGAGTAAGTGTAGCGGCTGTTATTGAAGCTGCTCCAAAAATTGGGGGATATTCTGTTCATGCTTCGAAATTAAAAAGATTAGGTATTCCAATTCTTACTTCTCACACAATAAAAAAAGCAGTAGGAAACAAAAAAGTTGAAGGTGCAATAATATGTGAACTCGATAATAATTGGCAAGAAATAAAAGATACCGAAGAGTTTATAGAATGTGATGCAATTTGTTTATCGGTAGGTTTAACCCCTTTAATAGATCTTTTAAAACAAAGGAAAGTGAAAACAGTTTACGTTAGTGAATTGGGTGGATATATTCCCTTAAGGGACGAAAATATGGAAACTTCAATTATGAATTTATTTGTAGCGGGGGATGTTTCTGGTATAGAAGAAGCAACGGCAGCGATGATTGAAGGACAAATATCTGGATTAACGGTGGCGAAAAGAATAAATAAAAACCAAAAAGAGGAAATACAAAGAAAAATTGAAGAAGCAAAAAAAGAATTAGTATTGCTAAGATCAGGGCCTGTTGGGGAAAAAATAAGGAAAGGCCTTTCGAAAATAGGTTTAAATCACGGAGAAAATTATGATGAATCTATTTTAAAAGAGGAATTTGACATTTCTTACTTGATGAAGACAGGAGTCCCTTCAAAGGAAAACTTAGAAAGTAAATTTCCAAAAGATAAAAAAATATTTGATAAAGGACCAATTGCAATATCTGAATGTTTCCAAAAGTTTCCTTGTGATCCTTGCGTTAAAAGTTGTCCTTTTAATGCAATATCCGAAAATGGGAATATTAACAATATCCCTTATGTTGACTTTGAAAAATGTACTGGTTGTAGAATATGCGTTAGTAAATGTCCCGGTTTAGCTATGTTTGTGGTGCATAAAAATTATACAGAAACCTCTTCATTGATTACAATGCCCTATGAGTTTCTTCCAAGACCTAAAAAAGGAGAGTTAGTTAATGTTTATGATAGAGATGGGAAAATAATCTGTGAGGGAAAGGTTATAAAAATATTAGACAGCAGTTTTCAAGACAAAACAGCTGCAGTTAGTGTAGAAGTTCCAAAAGAACATTTCTTAGAAGCGCGAAATTTCAAAGTGAGGTATTTAAAACATGAGTGA
- a CDS encoding ABC transporter permease, with protein MKKIINLTKAFFINSSREFAIPFWTIIFPTLFFILFVSIFENIGNPNNMDFTIGVYYEQPLEGIVKTTFEDIFSLETSNNIPFKIREYSNYNEGLEHLKRSNINTFVVFPENFNLLNLKFFLSDLTVPNLQVYYTNDSASLYAKDIFKVFIDEVNIIMHTRGTEVNLIIKEEILGIEEKQPFRYRDFLFPAIILMSVLTVAVFNIPFEFSYNVEKGIFKRLGTSPIKGNEYFLSFLLSHIILLLISLVILYFEGYLFDVSSYIYKPAFIFYTFFSILVILSVGLFLSTLYKDMSSAGAISQIIYQATIFLSGFYFEVTNTPWIIRWYVYFNPVTYLVDGMRKIMTNTALLPANILVPVVWMIASVLIFSLSYKGMIYGEK; from the coding sequence ATGAAAAAAATAATAAATCTTACAAAGGCTTTTTTTATTAATTCTTCAAGAGAGTTCGCCATTCCATTTTGGACCATAATATTTCCAACATTGTTTTTCATCTTATTTGTCAGTATATTTGAAAATATTGGAAATCCTAACAATATGGACTTCACAATAGGAGTATACTACGAACAACCTTTAGAAGGTATTGTAAAAACTACTTTTGAAGACATTTTTTCTTTAGAAACATCCAACAATATTCCATTTAAAATCAGAGAATACTCAAATTATAATGAAGGGTTAGAACATCTAAAAAGATCTAATATAAACACATTCGTTGTATTCCCCGAAAATTTCAACCTTCTTAATCTCAAATTTTTTTTAAGTGACTTGACTGTTCCAAACTTACAAGTTTACTACACTAATGATAGTGCTTCTTTGTACGCAAAAGATATTTTTAAAGTATTTATAGACGAAGTGAATATAATAATGCATACAAGAGGAACAGAAGTGAATTTAATTATAAAAGAAGAAATATTGGGTATTGAAGAAAAGCAACCCTTTAGATATAGAGATTTTTTATTTCCTGCAATTATCCTCATGTCTGTTTTAACAGTTGCAGTTTTTAATATCCCTTTCGAATTTTCATACAACGTTGAAAAAGGTATTTTTAAAAGACTGGGAACTTCTCCTATAAAGGGAAATGAATACTTTTTAAGTTTCTTACTTTCTCACATTATTCTTTTACTAATTTCTTTAGTTATACTGTATTTTGAAGGGTATCTATTTGATGTCAGTTCTTATATATATAAGCCTGCTTTTATTTTTTACACTTTTTTCTCTATCTTAGTGATCTTAAGTGTTGGGCTTTTTCTTTCTACTTTGTATAAAGATATGTCTTCAGCAGGAGCTATATCTCAAATTATCTATCAAGCAACTATATTTTTAAGTGGTTTCTATTTTGAGGTAACTAACACACCTTGGATTATAAGATGGTACGTATATTTTAATCCAGTAACTTATCTGGTTGATGGAATGAGAAAGATAATGACTAATACTGCTCTTCTTCCTGCTAATATTCTTGTTCCAGTTGTTTGGATGATAGCTTCAGTTCTTATTTTCTCTTTAAGTTATAAGGGGATGATTTATGGTGAAAAATAA